The proteins below are encoded in one region of Crateriforma spongiae:
- a CDS encoding addiction module protein, which yields MTLHESLRALPPDEKLAVVTQLWDDLAASAPLTLPEDELAEMNRRRDELLANPDIAIDADEVWRRVDGD from the coding sequence ATGACACTTCACGAATCACTTCGTGCGCTACCGCCCGATGAAAAGCTAGCTGTCGTCACACAGCTCTGGGATGACCTTGCCGCTTCCGCTCCGTTGACATTGCCGGAAGACGAGCTTGCGGAGATGAATCGCAGACGAGACGAATTGCTTGCGAATCCTGATATCGCGATTGACGCTGACGAGGTTTGGCGGCGGGTAGATGGCGACTGA